The genomic DNA ATTTCATTCGAttcgtttttgttgtgtttggttttttgctttgcttgcgAAGACCGTGAGTCTTTGTCTCCTGTAGCAGTTCATGGCACCACTAACGGTCTgagacagcaacaacatcgctACAATTTTGACCTACCGTGACGCATGTGGATAGCCTTAGAAAGCCTTTTTGCAGTGGGTTGTTCGGTACCATTCTCATAACATGGCCAACCAACCAGAGAGAGCCTTATAGAGCTCGTCGTTCTAACGCTGCCAAGATGTCCAGATGCTTCTGTGGGAATACTACCAACACTCAGTCAATGGTCTATACAGTGCCTTATACGTCAAGGCCTTTTATAGGTTTTCGACCTGTTTATCTCCATCTTAAGATTGTGTGCTGCTTCCTCGATCCTTTGGAGGCACTTCAATGCAGCAGCGAAGATTGTCTCGAATGACCCTCTCTTACAGAATCTTCTCCGTTGCTTCCCATGTTAGTGTTTGTTGCATGGAGAATTGATCAGTGTTCTCCGTCTGCTAGCTAAATTAAGGCTGCTGCGGACAAAACCTTACCATTGAAGCTAGTaaggaaacacaaaaactCAAATCGCGCCAATGCTTCGTTGTGAATGTTTGTTAACCAGTAAAAACACGGTTTTATTTGAATGCGTCTCAATATACTCTATTTACAATCTATCTATCCTACATAATATTCAACAAGGTTTTAAATAGGCGCTAGCTGGGGAGGGCCGTGCAGTTATTTACAATGCTTTCTACGCTGGAACAAGCCCTTTCCGTCTGGTGGCGAGGGTAAGGTAGTAACGATGTACGAGCACGCGTCTCGTTGATTAGGTAGCACTGGGTTCAACGTCGTACCGGTTCTTGGATGGGTGTCCGCCGACGGCCGGTATGGTGAGAGACCTTAGCAGAGCTTTCGGGGTTTCGCTTCGAAAGAATCCTCCGTAGTATTTGCAGGCCGTCTTACATCCAGAGTACTGTAGCGAAGGCGGGAGAAACAACGAGTTAGATTATTTTGGTCGTAAGAAGGCAACTGCCCGTAAAGGGAGTGGGGTAGAATGCTTACACAAATCACATCACTGCACATCAAGCCGCGCACGATGCGCTTCTCCTCGTGCAGAATCTTGCAGTAGTCCCAGCACATGAAACAGTTCGGCCGATCGGTACACTCATCCGTCACGACAATGTTGTTGATCTCCTCGTGCAGATGATTCGCCAAGCAGATCGCACGGCACTGGCGCACTGGTTCCGCCATCGGGGCATTATAATCACTGATCCGGTGAATTATCCGCGCGTCGGTTACGCCAACACAGCAGAGCAACACAGTTAACTGCACGGCGACGGCAATTGTGTACGATTGAACGTTACTGCACTTCATTTTGTATCCGGATTGCGTTCACTTTTACTTGCTTTTAAATGCTCCAAATCGATCCGAACCTCACATCACACGATATTGAGCTGCGGAGAGGATAGTGTGTTCACACGGCAACGGTCAGCTTGCTAATGAGCCACCGGGGCTGCTGCAATGATCCTTTCTACTGTGCACGGTTACTGGAGGGGCAATGGTCGTCGACCCGGGGTACACTGGCCCAAGCACATTTTTACCACCGTCTTTGGCAACGAAAGGGTTGGCAGAACTTCATTCATAAAACTTCCCAGAACGCTGGGGGTAACAAGAGGAGTGTAGAGCAACAAAAATATACCGGAAACATTTGGCCATCCCTGTTTTGCGAGGCGTATTTCACACACGGGAGCAAACGGGGTAGACAAACTTCAACTggtgcgagagcgagagacgtGCGTTGGCTATTTCTCCCGCGGGGGTAAACGGGGCCGCCATTCGTCGAGTGTCCTTGCAGACATCCCGAATAACAAGACTAGAAGAACGAGACGGCAGCGTCTACGATTGATGCTCGAGTCGATCGGCCGGAAACTGTTGCTTGTGGTGGGAAACCCAAACCCGGCAAGCACGAAAGGATACAGGAAGTACACTCGGGACACAATGAATGGCGTCGCGGAAGTGATCGTGTGTTTTCCAACCAGGACGGATGTGATGACGGAGCTTGGAAGCAAAGCAGAGTGCaaagtgtgttgtgttttttagtgaaaattgctttattttgtggTACATTTTCAAATCCACAGCTGTGGTCGTGGCTTACTGCATTTCCGATCGTTCACAGCTAGTTGGTAGTGTGAGTGCGTATAACTCTTGCCTTATGGCCATTCACTtttggaatgattttttaGTGAGAATCCATCAGGATCTTCATTACCACAGGTAGCGAGTGCATCAAGAGCCTGGCAACGGGTACGAGGAAAACCCATTAAAAAATAGAGCAAAAGCTGGACGACACGTATCAATGGACCAGAGTAAGGTATTTCCCGTTCATTGATAAATTCTCCCAGCTCGGTGTCTCTGCCCAGGCCCGTATCTGCCCACTTTTCCAGTTACGTTAACGCGGGACGCGCGGGGGTAAAAGACAGCCGTGGCAAGAGGTGCGCATCTGCTGCGTCCCCCGTGCGTCGTATCCTGTGGTCGCATTAACGCTTctcaaaacataaacaaaggCCCCGTAACGTCCCACAAAAAGCAGTGTCCAGGTCCAGGGTACAGGAAGACACCGTTTCCAGCCAGTAATTTCTGCCAGGTGACGAAAAACTCCCGGTCCCCGAGATACCATTGTGGTTTGTGGGGTGATCATCGATCGCCAACATAGCGCCATTTTATACCCACAAAAAGTGTGCCGAGGGTAGCGAATTGGTGCGGTGCAGGATATCGGTTGAATGGGCGACGGGTGCATTTGCATCCGGGAATGTCTTGTTATTTTAcgatggtgttgtttttttgtgtccgTGAGCGAGAATTCTggaccaccaaaaaaaaaaaaccctcactcGTTCACGTGGTGTACGAGGAAGCAATGATTTCAGACCAGGATATCCTGTGTCTTGGGATCTGCCTCAGGAATACAACCATAAACACACCAGCTCTACATAATGGCATAACAATGATTACTTTTATTTCGCGCTATGTATCGCAC from Anopheles stephensi strain Indian chromosome 2, UCI_ANSTEP_V1.0, whole genome shotgun sequence includes the following:
- the LOC118505257 gene encoding uncharacterized protein LOC118505257 — encoded protein: MKCSNVQSYTIAVAVQLTVLLCCVGVTDARIIHRISDYNAPMAEPVRQCRAICLANHLHEEINNIVVTDECTDRPNCFMCWDYCKILHEEKRIVRGLMCSDVICYSGCKTACKYYGGFFRSETPKALLRSLTIPAVGGHPSKNRYDVEPSAT